A window of the Ipomoea triloba cultivar NCNSP0323 chromosome 14, ASM357664v1 genome harbors these coding sequences:
- the LOC116003951 gene encoding lysosomal Pro-X carboxypeptidase-like, protein MGAGTVLVFQWLLLLVFSILAMAKPNNNLPGSRRNLGQDDDAISSSALQMFYYNQTLDHFNFQPQSFATFPQRYMIDSTYWGGADKNAPIFVYLGNEMSLEGTLTYLGFLSDNAPGFKALIIYIEHRFYGKSVPSVSQREALKNETLRGYFNSAQALADYAELLLYLKKELSATYSPIIVVGASYGAMLTTWFRLKYPHIAVGALASSAQFLLLDDNIPQDAFYRTVFDDFQESSQSCSETIKASWDEIHKVASKPDGLSSLSQKFKTCRKLNNVSEIVTYLKHMYYQSATFDMPPTDVICRAIDGGSKGIDVLGQIFSGIVAFEGESSCYLNESKQLQNEDDTDLGLGWQSCSDLVFKFNYFGVDTSFPPPPFHLESYIKNCESLYGLPPRPYWMNDYFGVHDMKLVLKRFGSNIIFTSGLRDPWSTGGILEDISHSIVAIVTKKGAHASDVLKARKTDPEWLVKQRNKSLKIIEGWITKYYDDLQFVP, encoded by the exons ATGGGTGCTGGTACAGTTTTAGTATTTCAATGGCTACTTCTTCTAGTATTCTCAATTCTTGCCATGGCAAAACCAAACAATAATCTTCCCGGTTCGAGAAGAAACCTAGGACAAGACGATGATGCCATATCATCATCTGCCTTGCAAATGTTTTACTATAACCAGACACTCGACCATTTCAACTTCCAACCTCAAAGCTTTGCAACATTCCCACAGAGGTATATGATCGATTCTACATACTGGGGAGGAGCAGATAAGAACGCCCCCATTTTCGTGTATCTTGGAAATGAAATGTCACTTGAAGGCACCTTAACCTATCTCGGTTTTCTCTCTGACAATGCTCCTGGCTTCAAAGCTCTAATAATTTATATAGAG CATAGATTCTATGGGAAATCAGTTCCTTCCGTATCACAAAGAGAAGCACTCAAGAATGAAACTCTCCGGGGTTACTTTAACTCAGCTCAAGCTCTAGCAGATTATGCAGAATTGCTGCTCTACCTCAAAAAGGAATTATCAGCAACATATTCTCCTATCATCGTTGTTGGAGCATCATATGGAGCAA TGCTGACAACTTGGTTTCGACTGAAGTATCCACATATCGCTGTGGGCGccttggcatcatcagcacaaTTTCTTTTGTTGGACGACAATATCCCACAAGATGCATTCTATCGAACTGTTTTCGACGATTTCCAA GAATCCAGCCAAAGTTGCAGTGAAACGATTAAGGCGTCATGGGATGAAATTCATAAAGTGGCTTCAAAGCCTGATGGCCTTTCAAGTTTAAGTCAAAAATTCAAGACTTGTAG gaaattaaataacGTGTCTGAAATTGTGACGTATTTAAAGCATATGTATTATCAATCTGCTACATTTGACATGCCACCAACTGATGTAATATGTCGTGCCATCGATGGGGGTTCAAAAGGAATTGATGTTCTGGGTCAGATATTTTCTGGCATCGTGGCCTTCGAAGGCGAAAGCTCTTGTTATCTAAATGAGAGCAAACAGCTACAAAATGAAGATGATACAGACTTAGGTTTGGGTTGGCAG AGTTGCAGCGATTTGGTATTCAAATTCAATTACTTTGGCGTTGATACTTCGTTCCCACCACCTCCATTTCATTTGGAAAGTTACATAAAAAATTGCGAGAGCTTATATGGTTTGCCTCCAAGACCCTATTGGATGAACGATTATTTTGGAGTTCAC GACATGAAGCTTGTGCTGAAAAGATTTGGAAGTAACATTATCTTCACTAGTGGTTTGAGAGATCCTTGGAGTACTGGAGG GATTCTGGAAGACATATCACACAGTATAGTAGCCATTGTTACAAAGAAAG GAGCACATGCGTCGGATGTACTTAAGGCTCGCAAAACAGATCCAGAATGGTTGGTGAAGCAGCGCAATAAATCGCTTAAGATCATTGAGGGATGGATCACAAAGTATTATGACGACCTTCAATTCGTGCCTTAA